The following coding sequences are from one Gossypium raimondii isolate GPD5lz chromosome 4, ASM2569854v1, whole genome shotgun sequence window:
- the LOC105780344 gene encoding GDSL esterase/lipase At4g10955, which yields MEKQRKKEKPASSRQIFCLSGPLHLTSVDWDNFHDRRSVAASLVQGVYILERDRQENRKDPLAHAPAWWEFFNFQLFHILVDDVDNSIFGAIFQSKPCNFTYNHSSQSSPHYVIAFRGTINTSNTRSRDLKLDFLCVRNRLHESSRFQQAMQAAESLFSVYRNSSIWLTGHSLGSAISLLIGKNMTKMGYNVEAYLFNPPFLSAPVEGIKSERLKHGIRFTSSVVKAGLAFAVKGRNLRHEQNDPFTSLSSWRPYLFVNPSDLICSGYIGYFEHRKKMEEIGAGKIERVATQVGSLLSGSGLQRSESEPLHLIPSAHLTINLRHSPDFKHAHGIHQWWDNGFIGLSELHEYRPFVTDEKYLLR from the exons ATggagaaacaaagaaagaaagagaaaccGGCCTCTTCCAGACAAATATTCTGCCTTTCAGGTCCTTTACACCTCACTTCAGTTGACTG GGATAACTTTCATGACCGAAGATCAGTTGCTGCAAGCTTGGTTCAGGGAGTGTACATCCTAGAACGTGATCGCCAAGAGAACCGCAAAGACCCTCTGGCTCATGCACCAGCTTGGTGGGAGTTCTTCAATTTCCAATTGTTCCATATTCTTGTAGATGATGTTGATAACTCCATTTTTGGTGCCATTTTTCAATCCAAGCCTTGTAATTTCACCTACAACCATTCATCTCAAAGTTCTCCACATTATGTTATTGCATTTCGGGGTACTATAAATACGTCAAACACCAGGTCTCGTGATCTCAAGTTGGATTTCCTCTGTGTCCGCAATAGACTTCATGAAAGCTCTCGTTTTCAACAAGCAATGCAGGCCGCGGAGAGCCTCTTTTCTGTTTACAGAAATTCAAGTATTTGGTTAACCGGTCATTCACTAGGATCAGCTATTTCACTGCTTATAGGTAAAAATATGACTAAGATGGGTTATAATGTTGAAGCTTACCTCTTCAATCCCCCATTCTTGTCTGCTCCTGTAGAGGGAATCAAGAGTGAAAGGCTGAAGCATGGGATTCGTTTTACAAGCAGCGTAGTCAAAGCTGGCCTCGCTTTTGCTGTAAAGGGTCGTAATCTTAGACACGAGCAAAATGATCCATTTACTTCACTCTCTTCTTGGAGACCATACCTGTTTGTGAATCCTTCAGACCTTATATGTTCAGGGTATATTGGATATTTTGAACATAGGAAGAAAATGGAGGAGATTGGGGCCGGGAAAATCGAGAGGGTCGCGACACAGGTAGGGAGCTTACTCTCAGGCTCAGGTCTACAAAGAAGCGAGTCAGAACCACTGCACCTGATTCCTTCTGCCCATCTTACTATTAATTTGCGTCACTCTCCGGATTTCAAACATGCTCACGGAATTCACCAATGGTGGGATAATGGTTTTATTGGTCTGTCAGAACTACACGAGTACAGGCCTTTTGTAACGGATGAGAAGTATCTTCTAAGATAA
- the LOC105780345 gene encoding GDSL esterase/lipase At4g10955 translates to MASGRANFSLSGPSQLKAIDWLNEHHRRSIAASLVQGVYVLERDRQKNREGHQVRCAPPWWESFHFRLNHRLIDDVDGSIFGAIYEFNINTSSAHHSQLQNAPNYVIAFRGTLNTPPSISRDLKLDLLCACNRLHGSSRFKLAMKFVNDTVERIGPNIWLTGHSLGSAMALIAGKELTMKGYLIETYLFNPPFLSTPVEIVKYPVLKTGIRFTSSVVKAALTMAIKGRNPKPGKQDPFTALCSWTPHLFVNPNDVLCSEYKGYFEHRKKMEEIGAGKIERISTKNSIVCLLSSLVPNMRCEPLHLLPSAYLTINLRPCSEFRTAHGIEQWWDPKFNAKVELHQFK, encoded by the exons ATGGCGTCTGGTCGTGCAAATTTTAGTCTTTCGGGACCTTCACAACTCAAAGCCATTGACTG GTTAAATGAACATCATCGAAGATCGATTGCTGCGAGTTTGGTTCAAGGAGTTTATGTGCTAGAACGTGATCGGCAGAAGAACAGGGAAGGACACCAAGTTCGTTGTGCTCCTCCATGGTGGGAATCTTTTCATTTTCGACTAAACCATCGTCTTATTGATGATGTTGATGGATCCATATTTGGTGCCATTTATGAATTCAACATCAACACCTCCTCTGCTCACCATTCTCAACTCCAAAACGCCCCCAACTATGTTATTGCCTTTCGTGGTACTTTAAATACTCCACCCTCCATTTCCCGTGATCTCAAACTGGACCTTCTTTGTGCATGCAACAGACTCCATGGCAGCTCCCGGTTTAAGCTGGCCATGAAGTTTGTGAACGATACAGTTGAACGAATTGGACCCAACATTTGGTTAACAGGGCATTCACTTGGATCAGCCATGGCATTGATTGCAGGGAAGGAGTTGACTATGAAGGGTTATCTCATTGAAACTTACCTCTTCAATCCCCCATTCTTATCAACCCCAGTGGAAATAGTGAAGTATCCAGTATTAAAAACTGGGATTCGTTTCACCAGCAGTGTGGTTAAAGCAGCACTCACAATGGCCATTAAGGGTCGAAATCCAAAGCCTGGGAAACAAGATCCTTTCACTGCATTATGTTCATGGACTCCTCACCTGTTTGTGAATCCGAATGATGTTCTTTGCTCAGAGTACAAAGGGTATTTTGAACATAGGAAGAAGATGGAAGAGATTGGAGCTGGGAAAATTGAAAGGATCTCAACTAAGAATTCAATTGTTTGTCTATTGTCAAGTCTTGTACCCAACATGAGATGTGAACCCTTGCATTTGCTTCCTTCGGCTTACCTCACTATTAATCTACGTCCATGTTCAGAATTTAGGACAGCTCATGGGATTGAACAGTGGTGGGACCCTAAATTTAATGCTAAGGTTGAACTACACCAGTTCAAGTGA
- the LOC105779435 gene encoding probable pectinesterase/pectinesterase inhibitor 34, with the protein MAPPKNLITIFLLFVFTMINVCAAGRGAAVIRHNPTQAISNTCSRTRFPNHCVNSLLKFPDSFTASEQDLVHVSFNMTLQHFSDALYMTTSVSNIKMYPRVRSAFDACLELLVDSIEALSRSLSAVIHKGGSTQDVMTWLSAALTNLDTCAEGFEGVTGALKDHVVAKLNDLSQLVSNCLSIFAATGGDDFAGASGENKRLLASSPSNEEKFPKWVGRIERKLLDTPLSEIQADIIVSKDGNGTVETISEAIKKAPENSSRRIVIYVRAGRYEETNLKVGRKKMNLMFIGDGKGKTVISGGKSVFDNVTTFHTATFAATGSGFIARDMTFENWAGPTKHQAVALRVGADHAVVYKCNIIGYQDTLYVHSNRQFYRECDIYGTVDFIFGNAAVVLQNCSIYARKPMPFQKNTITAQSRKDPHQNTGISIHACRILPTPDLAVMNGSFQTYLGRPWKLHSRVVFMLSYMHDHIDPRGWLEWNGSFALDSLYYGEYMNYGAGAAVGQRVKWPGYRVITSESEASNFTVAQFIYGTLWLPSTGIAFLAGLQV; encoded by the exons ATGGCACCACCTAAAAACCTTATTaccatttttttactttttgtcttcACTATGATCAATGTCTGTGCGGCTGGCCGAGGCGCCGCCGTAATCCGCCACAACCCAACCCAAGCCATTTCCAACACCTGTAGCAGAACTCGGTTCCCCAACCACTGTGTCAACTCACTCCTTAAGTTCCCTGACTCGTTCACTGCCAGTGAACAAGACCTGGTCCATGTTTCTTTCAACATGACCTTGCAGCACTTCAGCGACGCTCTTTATATGACGACGTCCGTTTCCAACATCAAGATGTATCCACGTGTGCGCTCCGCATTCGACGCCTGCCTCGAGCTTCTGGTAGATTCCATCGAAGCCCTCTCCCGCTCCCTCTCCGCAGTCATTCACAAAGGCGGGTCCACCCAAGACGTGATGACGTGGCTTAGCGCTGCGTTGACGAACCTTGACACGTGTGCGGAGGGATTCGAGGGAGTGACCGGGGCGTTGAAGGATCACGTGGTGGCGAAACTGAATGACTTGTCTCAACTCGTGAGTAACTGCTTGTCGATTTTCGCCGCGACAGGCGGAGACGACTTCGCCGGTGCGTCGGGAGAGAACAAGAGGCTGCTGGCGTCGTCGCCGTCGAACGAGGAGAAATTCCCGAAATGGGTAGGGAGAATAGAGAGAAAGCTGCTCGACACTCCCTTGTCGGAAATCCAGGCTGATATAATCGTGTCGAAAGACGGAAACGGCACCGTTGAGACGATTAGTGAAGCGATTAAAAAGGCACCGGAGAATAGTAGTCGGCGGATTGTCATTTACGTGAGGGCAGGAAG ATACGAAGAGACTAATTTGAAGGTGGGGAGGAAGAAAATGAACTTGATGTTTATTGGTGACGGCAAGGGTAAAACAGTCATTTCAGGAGGAAAAAGTGTATTTGATAACGTCACCACTTTCCACACTGCTACTTTTG CGGCCACCGGGAGTGGTTTTATTGCGAGAGACATGACATTTGAGAATTGGGCTGGACCAACTAAGCACCAAGCAGTAGCTCTTCGTGTTGGGGCAGACCATGCCGTGGTATACAAGTGCAACATTATTGGGTACCAAGATACTTTATACGTTCATTCCAATCGTCAATTCTATCGTGAATGTGACATCTATGGCACTGTGGATTTCATTTTCGGAAATGCCGCGGTGGTACTTCAAAACTGTAGTATTTACGCTCGAAAACCCATGCCCTTTCAGAAGAACACAATCACGGCTCAAAGTCGAAAAGACCCGCATCAAAACACGGGTATTTCAATTCATGCATGTAGGATCTTACCCACGCCGGATCTCGCAGTAATGAACGGTAGCTTCCAAACGTATCTAGGGCGTCCATGGAAGCTGCACTCCAGGGTTGTGTTCATGTTATCATACATGCATGACCACATTGACCCTAGGGGATGGCTGGAATGGAATGGTTCATTTGCCTTAGATTCACTATACTATGGTGAATACATGAATTATGGAGCTGGTGCGGCAGTTGGTCAACGGGTCAAATGGCCTGGCTATAGAGTCATCACTTCAGAATCTGAAGCAAGCAATTTCACTGTTGCGCAATTTATTTATGGAACATTATGGTTACCATCAACGGGGATTGCTTTCTTGGCTGGTCTccaagtttaa
- the LOC105779433 gene encoding phosphatidylinositol 4-kinase gamma 3 encodes MSIASVAFSSAIEEFACFPENFAHRYGQTLSNSILIFLSVGGSIIPMRVMEYDSIASVKLRIQTSKGFFVRKQKLVFEGRELAQNDSRVQDYGVADGNVLHLVLKLSDLQAITVRTVCGKEFEFHIPRGRNVGYVKQQIAKKGKGFLNLKDQELVCNGEVLEDQRLITDICKNSDAVIHLLVQNSAKVRAVPIERDFEVSIEALSLNEGPHAARQYLGDTSSVEHLILAGKLFQRDSILEPLVVNSKIQLPMAIKELIDLTFDGLQQGSRPIRSSEGSGGAYFMQDSSGQKYISVFKPTDEEPMAVNNPHGLPLSLDGEGLKKGTCVGEGALREVAAYLLDHPMTGPRSFDSGEKGFAGVPPTVMVKCLHKAFNYPNGYDYDCKIGSLQMFVNNVGSCEDMGSRAFPVDEVQKISVLDIRLANADRHAGNILVTRNCEEGRFSLVPIDHGYCLPENFEDCTFDWLYWPQAREPYSPDVIKYIKSLDAEQDIELLRFHGWDMPPKCARTFRISTMLLKKGAERGLTPYAIGRIMCRETVKQESVIEQIVKEAEEALLPGMSDEAFFEAVTLIMDGRLDELTS; translated from the exons ATGTCGATCGCCAGTGTAGCCTTTAGCTCAGCAATTGAAGAGTTTGCTTGTTTCCCTGAAAATTTTGCCCATAGATATGGTCAGACTTTGAGCAACTCAATCTTAATTTTTCTCTCTGTTGGGGGGTCTATCATTCCCATGCGTGTAATGGAGTATGATTCAATTGCCTCTGTGAAGCTAAGGATTCAGACTTCAAAAGGGTTTTTTGTGAGGAAGCAGAAGTTAGTTTTCGAAGGTAGAGAACTGGCTCAGAATGATTCTCGTGTCCAGGACTATGGTGTTGCTGATGGGAATGTATTGCATCTGGTGTTAAAGCTTTCAGATCTCCAGGCTATCACTGTTAGGACTGTATGTGGTAAGGAGTTTGAGTTTCACATTCCAAGGGGTAGAAACGTGGGTTATGTGAAGCAACAAATTGCTAAGAAGGGAAAAGGATTTCTTAATCTCAAGGATCAAGAACTGGTATGCAACGGTGAGGTGCTTGAAGATCAGAGACTAATTACTGATATCTGCAAAAATAGTGATGCTGTTATTCACTTGCTAGTTCAAAACTCTGCTAAAGTACGGGCTGTTCCTATTGAAAGAGATTTTGAAGTTTCTATTGAGGCATTGAGTTTGAATGAGGGGCCACATGCTGCTAGACAATACTTGGGTGACACATCCTCTGTGGAACATCTGATCTTGGCAGGGAAGCTGTTCCAAAGAGATTCCATTCTGGAGCCTCTTGTTGTTAATTCGAAGATTCAACTGCCAATGGCTATTAAAGAACTAATTGACTTAACTTTTGATGGATTACAGCAAGGCAGCAGGCCTATCAGGTCATCAGAGGGGTCAGGTGGAGCTTACTTCATGCAAGATTCATCTGGTCAGAAGTATATCTCCGTCTTCAAGCCTACTGATGAAGAGCCAATGGCTGTAAATAACCCACATGGCCTCCCCTTGTCACTAGATGGTGAAGGGCTGAAGAAAGGCACATGTGTAGGTGAAGGTGCACTGAGAGAAGTTGCAGCTTACCTGTTGGACCATCCAATGACTGGGCCTCGCTCATTTGATAGTGGAGAGAAGGGCTTTGCTGGGGTTCCTCCTACTGTGATGGTTAAGTGCTTGCATAAAGCATTTAATTATCCAAACGGTTATGATTATGATTGCAAGATTGGGTCACTGCAGATGTTTGTAAACAACGTCGGAAGTTGTGAAGATATGGGCTCTCGTGCTTTCCCAGTGGATGAGGTGCAGAAGATCTCTGTGTTGGACATAAGGTTGGCAAATGCAGATAGGCATGCTGGAAATATACTGGTCACAAGAAATTGTGAGGAAGGTCGGTTTTCACTTGTTCCTATTGACCACGGCTACTGCTTACCTGAGAAT TTTGAGGATTGCACGTTTGACTGGCTCTACTGGCCCCAAGCTCGTGAACCTTATTCCCCAGATGTCATCAAGTATATTAAATCGCTGGATGCTGAACAAGACATTGAACTTCTAAGGTTCCATGGTTGGGACATGCCACCCAAATGTGCTCGCACTTTTCGCATTTCCACAATGCTTCTAAAGAAAGGTGCGGAGAGAGGACTCACACCCTATGCTATTGGAAGAATCATGTGCAGGGAAACAGTGAAACAGGAGTCGGTGATTGAGCAGATTGTTAAAGAAGCGGAGGAAGCTCTGCTCCCCGGAATGAGTGATGAGGCATTCTTTGAAGCAGTGACATTGATCATGGATGGGCGTCTTGATGAATTGACCTCTTAA
- the LOC105779434 gene encoding uncharacterized protein LOC105779434, with the protein MQSVDESKEKKTNLKRSRSLSLHDMPVTDSPATQTLDHYDIFPVKDIVQSPLPGYVAPTSVSFSPDDSLIAYLFSPEETLSRKVFAFDLNAVKQDLFFSPPDGGLDESNISPEEKLRRERSRERGLGVTRYEWVKTISKKKTIMVPLPGGIYFQDFSGSKPVLKLPSTSSSPIIDPHLSPDGTMLAYIRDYELHVLNLLYNEQRQLTYGANGNTVTHGLAEYIAQEEMDRKTGYWWSLDGKFIAFTEVDYSEIPLFRIMHQGKSSVGPEAQEDHAYPFAGASNVKVRLGVVSTTGGPVTWMDLLCGGPNYDDEYLARVNWMHANVLTAQVVNRSQTKLKILKFDIKTGKKDVVMVEELKPWINLHDCFTPLDKGVSRYSAGFIWASEKTGFRHLYLHDANGTCLGPITRGDWMVEQIAGINEAAGLVYFTGTLDGPLESHLYCAKLCPDENSTLQAPVRLTHGKGKHVVVLAHHMRKFVDIYDSLDSPPRVSLCNLIDGSLIMSIYEPPSTIPGLERLQLEPPEIVHIQANDGTRLYGALYKPDATRFGPPPYKTLISVYGGPGVQLVYDSWINTVDMRAQYLRSKGILVWKLDNRGTARRGLKFEGYLKGNIGRVDAEDQLTGAEWLIKKGLAKPAHIGLYGWSYGGYLSAMVLARFPDVFRCAISGAPVTSWDGYDTFYTEKYMGFPSEGAESFEYGSVMHHVNKMKGRLLLVHGMIDENVHFRHTARLVNALVAAGKPYELLIFPDERHMPRRHRDRIYMEERIWEFIDRSL; encoded by the exons ATGCAATCTGTTGACGAGAGTAAGGAAAAGAAGACGAATTTGAAACGATCAAGATCACTATCCCTGCACGATATGCCCGTGACTGACAGCCCTGCTACGCAAACCCTTGACCATTATGATATTTTCCCTGTTAAAGATATAGTTCAATCACCATTACCTGGATATGTAGCACCTACATCTGTTAGTTTTAGTCCAGATGACAGTTTGATAGCATATTTATTTAGTCCTGAAGAAACTTTGAGTAGAAAGGTTTTTGCTTTTGACCTCAATGCTGTCAAGCAAGATTTATTCTTCTCTCCCCCGGATGGTGGACTTGACGAGAGTAATATATCACCAGAAGAGAAGTTGAGGAGGGAGAGGTCCAGGGAGCGTGGGCTGGGTGTCACACGTTATGAATGGGTGAAGACTATCTCAAAGAAGAAAACTATTATGGTGCCTTTACCTGGCGGG ATCTATTTCCAGGATTTTTCTGGTTCAAAACCAGTGCTCAAGCTTCCGAGCACGTCATCATCACCAATAATTGATCCACATCTTTCGCCAGATGGTACCATGCTTGCTTACATAAGAGATTATGAGCTACACGTTCTAAATCTTTTGTACAATGAACAAAGACAATTAACATATGGTGCCAATGGGAACACTGTG ACTCATGGACTTGCTGAATATATAGCTCAG GAAGAGATGGATAGAAAAACTGGGTATTGGTGGTCACTTGATGGCAAATTCATTGCATTTACAGAGGTTGATTATTCTGAGATACCTCTTTTTAGAATTATGCACCAAGGTAAAAGCTCAGTTGGTCCAGAGGCACAAGAAGACCATGCATATCCTTTTGCAGGAGCTTCAAATGTCAAGGTTCGGCTTGGGGTGGTGTCCACCACTGGTGGCCCTGTTACCTGGATGGATCTTCTATGTGGAGGACCCAACTATGATGATGAATATTTGGCTAGAGTAAATTGGATGCATGCAAATGTTCTCACAGCACAAGTCGTAAATAGGTCTCAAACCAAACTAAAGATCCTTAAGTTTGATATCAAGACAGGCAAAAAAGATGTTGTAATGGTCGAAGAACTAAAACCTTGGATTAATTTACATGATTGCTTTACACCCCTGGATAAAGGAGTCAGCAGATATTCTGCGGGGTTCATCTGGGCAAGTGAAAAAACCGGATTCAGACATCTTTATCTGCATGATGCTAATGGGACATGCTTAGGGCCCATTACAAGGGGCGATTGGATGGTTGAGCAAATTGCTGGTATAAATGAGGCTGCAGGGCTTGTATATTTCACTGGAACTCTTGATGGACCCTTAGAATCACACCTTTACTGTGCTAAGCTATGCCCAGATGAGAATTCAACTTTGCAAGCTCCTGTCAGATTGACTCATGGCAAGGGAAAACATGTGGTTGTGCTTGCTCACCACATGCGGAAATTTGTTGATATTTATGATTCTCTTGATTCTCCCCCTAGGGTTTCACTATGCAACTTGATAGATGGAAGTTTAATAATGTCTATTTATGAGCCGCCATCAACAATTCCCGGGCTTGAAAGACTTCAACTTGAGCCTCCGGAGATAGTTCACATACAGGCAAATGATGGTACCAGACTATATGGGGCTTTATATAAGCCTGATGCAACAAGATTTGGACCCCCACCGTACAAAACCTTGATCAGTGTGTATGGTGGTCCTGGTGTTCAGCTTGTTTATGATTCTTGGATAAATACAGTTGACATGCGAGCGCAATATTTGCGAAGCAAAGGCATTTTGGTTTGGAAG TTAGATAATAGAGGAACAGCTAGACGTGGACTGAAGTTTGAAGGCTATCTCAAAGGCAACATTGGCCGTGTCGATGCTGAGGATCAGCTCACCGGTGCTGAATGGCTAATTAAAAAAGGGCTAGCAAAGCCTGCTCATATCGGGTTATACGGTTGGAGCTATGGCGGCTATCTCTCAGCCATGGTGTTGGCCAGGTTCCCTGATGTTTTCCGATGCGCCATTTCCGGTGCACCCGTTACATCATGGGATGGCTACGACACATTTTACACCGAGAAGTACATGGGATTCCCTTCCGAGGGTGCTGAAAGTTTCGAGTATGGCTCCGTGATGCACCATGTTAACAAGATGAAAGGAAGACTGCTGTTGGTCCATGGCATGATCGACGAAAATGTACATTTTAGGCACACTGCAAGGCTCGTTAACGCACTTGTGGCAGCTGGCAAACCGTATGAGTTACTGATATTTCCAGATGAACGCCACATGCCACGCCGTCACAGGGACCGGATTTACATGGAAGAGAGGATATGGGAATTCATTGACAGGAGCTTGTGA
- the LOC128040516 gene encoding uncharacterized protein LOC128040516, which translates to MKNFQALVREIKVFDHAYFGPLFTWSNNQLDRPFAKKLHRVLVKPTVVGDPMLNLFTKLKRLKLVLKMLNTEAFDNIFARVKAKAKELESLKLALLQGNEKAPSSNSFAAFFFKSAWGIVGLDFLEVVQYSFASCTLLAAFNATSISFVPKCDNLSYSAFVRGRSITNNTMLAHKLMRGVQGFLEKFLKWIEVCLTTYWFFVSFNGSLMGFFQGRKCIRQGDPLSPYLFVLAMDVLSRLLDVAAINALFKYHSKCLRVQLTHIMFADDLIIFSNGIVNSVAGVYCVLQQFYLLFGLQLNASKSELFVVGVPQEELAFMITCTGFKIGRLPVRYLGVPLVS; encoded by the exons ATGAAGAATTTTCAAGCTTTAGTTAGAGAGATTAAAGTCTTTGATCATGCTTATTTTGGTCCTCTTTTCACTTGGTCTAATAATCAATTGGATAGGCCGTTTGCGAAGAAGCTTCACAGAGTTCTTGTTAAG CCTACTGTGGTAGGTGATCCTATGTTGAATTTATTTACCAAGCTTAAGAGACTTAAGCTTGTCTTGAAGATGCTCAACACTGAGgcttttgataatatttttgctCGAGTTAAGGCTAAGGCTAAAGAGTTAGAGAGCTTGAAACTTGCTTTGTTGCAAG GGAATGAGAAAGCCCCTAGTTCTAACAGTTTTGCAGCTTTCTTTTTTAAATCTGCATGGGGTATAGTAGGGCTTGATTTTCTTGAGGTTGTTCAGTATTCTTTTGCATCCTGCACTCTTTTGGCTGCCTTTAATGCTACTTCAATTTCCTTTGTTCCCAAGTGTGATAATCTTAGCTAT AGTGCCTTTGTTAGAGGGCGTAGTATCACTAATAATACCATGTTGGCTCATAAGTTAATGCGAGG AGTTCAAGGGTTCCTTGAAAAGTTCTTGAAGTGGATTGAAGTTTGTTTAACTACTTATTGGTTCTTTGTCTCCTTTAATGGAAGCCTTATGGGGTTCTTTCAAGGGAGGAAATGTATTAGGCAGGGAGATCCTCTCTCTCCTTACCTCTTTGTGCTTGCAATGGATGTGTTATCCAGGTTATTGGATGTTGCTGCCATAAATGCTCTCTTCAAGTATCATTCTAAGTGCCTTCGAGTGCAGTTGACTCATATAATGTTTGCCGAtgatcttattattttttctaatggTATTGTTAATTCTGTGGCTGGTGTTTATTGTGTTCTTCAGCAATTTTACTTACTTTTTGGGTTGCAACTCAATGCCTCCAAAAGTGAATTATTTGTTGTTGGGGTACCTCAAGAGGAGTTAGCTTTCATGATTACTTGCACAGGCTTTAAAATTGGTAGGCTACCAGTGAGGTACCTTGGTGTTCCTCTTGTTTCTTAA